TTCCTTACAAACAGCTTCAGTCTTTTCAGCATGTGGATTAGTGATTCAACAGAAGAGATGAAAATCATTGGGCAGCAATCAGAATAGTACAAAGAGAATATTGATAACTTTACTGGGAATAATATCAAATGTTGGTCATACctagttttatatttgtttataaatcGGAGTGTTTCTGATGTgttaaaaatatatcatatgtTTGTCGTAGGTTTTCAAAAACTTACCAAACAATCATACTTTTAaaatctgaagggaaaaaaacatCATCTAGAAGTATAAAATTATGTCTTTACATGATCATCCATCTAATTTCACTAGGTCGCAGGGAAACCCAAATGGCCTCACTTCACAGTAGTTCCAACTCTAACGTGTAAATCAGTACATTTTGGTCAGACCCACCTGTCTAGTTCCTGTGGCCCACTCTATCATGTCTTCATATAAATGAAGCTGTTCACCATGTGGAAAATATGGCTTAAACTCTCCTATTTTCACCTTAAGTCCAACATCATGGGGGAAATTACAAATGTAGTAAATGCCATACTCTGcttgcagtttttctttctgattcataTTTATTACATCTCCAGCTGGATTAACAAAGTGCATATTTTTCAGAAATGGGTGAAGCTGAAAGATAGACAACCCTTTTCAGTCTATATCACCTTATTTTAAGTTTCAAAATCTGTTCTGATTTTATCCTAAGGAAAGTTTATTAAAGGTGTCCAAGGGAGAAACTCAATGAAAGCATGTGAATAAACAAAGTCATTATGTTCCCAGAATTTTAGTTCTCTGAGTAGAAACCATAAAaccaaacacagacatacacacaaccaTCAAACATAAATAtgcaccatacatacacacacacacacacacacacatgcacgaacACACGTATGCATGTACAAATACTTCCACAAAGATACCcatgcagaggcacacacataatacagccatactcattcacacacatacacactaacacacacattcagacagaCCTAAGCAAGCAAatgcagacacagaaacacagagacacaaaaatacacaaaacacacacagagaaacatactgatacaaatattcacaaagagacatatgtacacacaacaAATATATGGTCATATATACAATCACGCACAAACACAGAAGAGAGATATTCATATATGTGAAAAGAACATCTATACACAACCACACAAAGTGGGGTCAAAATCAGGTGAGTACACTTATACACAATATGCCTTATAGTGAACAACACatatatgataaatattggtTTAAACATGTGACTCTTTAAAGTTTATAACATTGATGACATGAAGTACCATCCATTGGAAGATACAGTACCTGTGAGCAGTCAGAATCCAGTGTTCTCACAGTGTTGATTTGCTGGTTTTCTACTTGTTGAAGAAGCATTACATGGAGAGCATGGGCCATAGCATACACAGCATTGTATATATCATAAGCATCATCACTGAAGGCCATGTCAAAACTTTTTAGCATTAACCATTCCAGTGAGACGTTCAAAGAGCAGTTCTCCAGTGTCTTACAGTTAAATGTTGAGGCTTCACAACTAAAGTACATCCACCCAAGTCCTGCCAGGAACTTGTCTGTGTATTTGGAAGGGTTCAGTGTCTGAACAAAATTTTTAAGACCAGAAAtctcagcatggtggtgtgcaaaaGCAAGAGTTCCATGGAAGGAGTCAAGGGTGAAGTCTCTCTTACTTGTAGTGATATCCCACTGAGAGGTGGTGACCCATATTCTCTGTATACCCTGCGATTTCCACATTCTAAAGCACACAGCTAGAGTACTGTCTATGTAAccataaaagataaaaacatttgTGGATGATGTCTCAATTTGGTTGTTATACACTTTAGCTCTTGACATGTATGACTCCATGTTGACTGGGATCACGATCACAAAGGCTAAGCAGACTCTTTTGACTTCACTTTCTCCTCTCAGATCTGAGAGAAATTGGAGACCTTGGTCATCATCTGAGATGGCCAGCCCAACCCAGTTCCAGTTGAAGTGAAGCACCAAAGAGACCATGGCCAGGGCCAGAGCTGTGTCCTTGGGGGCCATCTGATAAAGATTGGGAAACTGTTCATGATCACTCAGGATAGGATGGAAAGGTCCATAGGTGAGCTGAAGGACATAAAACATAGTATGAGGTAGAGGATTGTCAGAAATCTCAATGGAAGCCCTGAGATGTGTGAAGTACCAGTTTAAAATGACAGGAAGACAATTTTCCCCTATTACTACAGTTAAACTACACTGTTAGAGACCTAAAAAATCACCTTTCTACATTTTTTCAAGGAAATTCCCCTTCACTTGTAGTTCTTCTTCTCATCTATATATcaaactgtagctggagagcttctctccaggatcCTCCAAGTAGGCTGTTGGACTGCCCAGaattggcaggacctggagagaagctctccagctacaaatggtgcccaaaaggttggcaagagtttccaactgaaatctgaaaaaaaattctaaaacggagctaaaaacatcttcctagttgtctctctcaagttagtggcagtcTGTGcatttgactggcagtatggcccGAATGAGGCATCGACAAGTGGCTCATTATGCTGCTTGGTGGATTTATTCTTTGATAGTACAAAAAAAGGTTTCTGAGCAACATGATGTTTTGATCAAAACATAGAACAACTGTTTCTAAGAGTTAatggcttccagagctggcagtaaacataaCACTATCATGTTGGGtagctgaggcaggcagagccaCAAACCACCAACCACAGgggccatttcagtcttacaaacgctgcagtttaaaacaatagattttaaaaaaagacagattcagattgAACAAGACTTtcaatgctttacaatgtgtgtaaaaatgtacggaggatatgtatattttaaagataacttgactttaaaatttggatctaaggatatgttgctttggaaaggaggctctgctttggtttccacagaaagccagaggttatggatttgttccagattaagatacatcaggtttcaccagccaagaccccctgaacaGTCTCTGATGacccatggcccagatgatccaacaaccagaatggtttcaagtcaactggctcagatgatacactctcatggactactccataaccctaaagttttctttgtgtccaCATAAGATACAGcatccccctccagcaggaagtagtaagagaagctatgcctaaattcccaaatataccaagctggctttggagatggaattggctcactcctctaaacccaaacatattaataaaaaataaaaaaaaaggttaagaaattcttttgtcccatatcagaacaaccctctggtgtgggacagagaaaaaccaatgtttttatttaaatcaggttgattataaatgtgatctctttctaaagaagaaaggggcatatgatatagatatgacaggatgaaagggtagattattgaatctacttttaaagagcaacttgtttaaaatgttttacattgctatggattttagtttagtgatacaagtttaaacttaattttgttatactgtacatatatattctattcttgtttgagatattaggtttatgtaactcatataaattgtaatggataattaagaaatactgattaataattattcttccatgatagtcaaacttatagtcatcttgttttctaggtatacatagatataatttaattaggtaggtaatcttcaaacacttcaaatacctacagaatatggcatttaaaatgttttaaaaacttagactttttaGACAATGAGATATGTCAGCTCCTGgaagcaccgatttacttcagcgaggaggatgggcatcaaacaCACTCCATATGGCATTTATCTTCACCTTGGAAAAAATAtccatttaggcaagaaactgttcttgcctggactgcttgatctactggacatgcaggacccatagaaaggagaccactgaactttgcttggcaaaatggtccttcaggctcctgcttcacagaggaaactgatagacattctacaggacacagagagactctaggcctgtgggctgaagacagatgccccaactttacaaaggaacattaggtgactctccaggctgccagctgtctctgtctaccctgcaagactcctgaaagttgcttgcatccttctcccatttctcaggtaatagtatatccttctggcatctttgatgtagttgaagactagattgtTATAATTTCCTCTGTTATGAGagaagataagttagatataaaaccttagactcacaaatataagatacataggatatcttctttaatattgtaactgtaattcttatttgataattgttttgttatatataattttactgtgtgaaagttaaaaccttcctttttgaaaaagaaaaagaaaagtgggaaGTGCTGTGAaagattgattgataaataaaacactggttggccagtagccaggcaggaagtatagatgggactagcagagaggagaattgagagaacaagaAGGTGTAGAGGAgaagacgccagcctgccatccagggagcatgatgtaaaggcaacaggtaaagccatggaacacatggtgacatatagattaacagaaatgagctgagtataagagtaacagctagacaatggtaggcttgaaataatggccaagcagtttaagtaatataagcatttgtatgtttgttttataagtgagCTACAGGACTTGttaggacccagagagaaaaactctagctatatcAACTAATGAATTGTGAATGTCCCATTGAGTGCCTGATTAATCATCCTTGAAATTGATTTAAATGAATATGAAGCCAATTTCCCTGTCATATCCTCCTTAGCATCAGGCTATGCCAACTAAGGAGAAAAATTCCATTGTTTCCCACCCAAACAACCTCACCTGAAGATATTTGTAGAGCTGGAGAATTGGAGTTACCCTCACAGATGTCACTAACATTGGTCCTGTTATTGCTACTATACATTTGATCTGATCTTCACAGATGTAGTTAAGGAGAAAAATATGCACTTCTGCAAACTTGTTTATGAAATTTTGAAGTCCCTGTTTATCATCATAATTGTTATGGAAGAAGCCAAATATAAGAGATACATTTGGTAGAAGATACAGATTCCTGTTGATTTCTTCCACAGCAAAAGCAAAAGGCAGAACAAACTGATAGTTTCGAATTGGtattctgaaaagaaagacacagggttcAGTATGGATAAAGCTCTATAGATGAATGTTTTGTAGATAATACATGGAGTACCATGCATTTCATGTCTTTCCAGATATAGCTTGACAAAATCCCCAGTTTTGTAAGATTGGAAAAACATGAAATGTTTGGGAGCTTGGAAAAGAACTAAAAAGTTAATGAGAGTGGTTgtcacaaaaataagaaatgtgtTATTGTCTACTTTGACAGAGAATTTCACCTTGGCTGTATGAGTACTGGATGTGCATTTGAtaaaagatatgtgtgtgtgtatctgtagggGACTTGACAATGCAGTTCTCATGGGGGGCAGGAGAGGAAGCTGGATACTTCAGGGCTGAAATTTTAAGTGGTTTTTAAGGAGCCTGCCAACATGGGTGGTtgaaactgaactcagggtctttgatagcacagcaagtgttcttaactgctgacctgTGTCTACAGCCACAGTGTATTAATCCTTTCTATGTTCTAGATATTCTTCAGTCTCATATAGACAGTAGATATTTTTCCATCTGTTTGTAGGCTGCCTCTTACCCAGCTCATAAGTTTTTTGAATgcagataaaattaattttatgcaaCCACACTTGTTAATTTGTGGTCTTATTTCCTGAATTATTCGATATCTTTAAGTGTTTTCTCCTTGTTGTCTTTATCAGTTTCATGGTTTCAGGACTTACActaaagtctttgatccatttggatttgaTTTTGGAACAGGACAATGGCTGGGAGATATTTCTTTTCGacctctgtttttttgttttttttgtttttttttttgttttttttttgtttttttttgttttttttttttggtttttcgagacagggtttctctgcgtagctttgcgcctttcctggagctcacttggtagcccaggctggcctcgaactcacagagatccgcctgcctctgcctcccgagtgctgggattaaaggcgtgcgccaccaccgcccggctcttttcgACCTCTGTATGGCAAGTTTTCCACTAGCATTTCTTGAGCACACTGTCTCTACCCCACTTTATATATGGGGGCATTACTTACTATTAAACTGTATTTTTCCTAGAGTGTATCTTGGTaatatttttctcctctcctaATTTCTTCTGGGTCCTCCCCGCCTCCCTACCCACCTATGtctatattatttttctctctatttttctttataaacaaaatcaaaaagaatagaataaaatgcataaaaatgcaaaagagtttggggatttatctcagtggtagaattctaagcaatgtgaggccctgggttcagtcctcagctgtgcaaaaaaaaaaccacaaaaatgaaaaacaaaataaacatcaaaaacCAAATGGATAAATGGATATCTGTTTCCATAAATTGCTTTGTGAAGACTCTCTTAAAACAGTTGGACTAGACATCAATTGATGAGTATAGCACaatatcatcaggaatcatttcattgatttttttggcattcatgtttggttctatcccaggtctctgggatatccCACTTCTGAGTCCTGGCTCACATGGGGGAACTCCCTCTCAGGGTATGGGTCTGCAGCTGTGCCAGCCATCAGTTGGTCACCCCCACAATTTCTCCTCCATCTTTACCCCaacatatcttgtaggcaggacaaattgtaacAGCCAAACATTAGCAGAGcatggggaatcctgcagaaggtCGAGGGGAAGGATTGTAGTACTCAGTGATGTCAAGGATAccagaagaaaacccacagaatcaactaacctgggcttagAAGGCCTCACAGAGATtgaacagacaaccagggagcctgcatgggactgacctagactcTCTGCCTATAGGTTacaattgtgtaacttggtcttcatgtaggactcctagcagtgagagtGTGGGCAGATATCTCTGACTTTGTGTCCTGCAATAAtgaccctttcctcctgctggatCCAACCTTGGTGGAGGAGGGGTGCCAGGTCTCACTGCAGCTTGATAAACCATGGCTCGGGATATTCATGGGATGCCTGCCTGTACCTAAACATAAACAGTAGAAAGAGAGTGGATGGCAAGGCCTGGGAGAATAAAGGAGGGGAGattgggaagagggaatggaaTAGAAAGgaagttttaggtggaaagtaaaatcaagaaaataaataaataaaatataataataaatatgaaaaagaaacaacaaaaaagcacaagGGAggcaaaataagacaaaaagtctacaaaaataccattctgTTAATTTTGTGTTATCAAACTACTCTTGTGCATGGGACTGGTCCTGAAGTGTGTCTAATAATATtctcagtgagactccactggagaaaagagATTTTACCTTTCAAAGCAGGTGGGAGAATAAagatggaagaaacaaagaacacaaCAAGAAAGGGCACATAGAATGATGAGCATCTGCCCATGTGTGTAAAGTTATTATAGATCTCTTTCAAATTTTCCTAGCTCCTGAGAAGCAATTTCTCAGAGGACCCTGAATAGGGGCTGGGAATTGGTACCTCGATTCCTATAGCACAGCTCATTATGGTCCAAACCATACCTGGGCATATAGACCAAGACTGTACAAGACAGAAAGTTGAacgagccatggagagcaagccagtatgcaatgttcctccatggttcctgcctctgttcctgcttAAGTTTCTAACCTGTAtacttcagtgatggactgtaatcagGACAGGAAAGCAAGATAAGCCAATTCCTCTCCTACTTTCTTTTGGTCAGTGATTTATAATAGCAACAAAGCAAACTAAAGTATAGACCAACACAGTAATAATATTTATGATAAGGAGCCAACAAtgtaataaacagaaagaaacataGCTATTTCTGCTAAaagcaggaacaagacaagggcATCCATATCATCCATTCTGAGAATGAGGATGGGACAGAATCATAAAAGATGACATAGTTAGGcttctttattgctgtgaagagacaccaggaccatggcaactcataaataaaaaacatttagttgaagtggcttgcttacagtttcagtggttcACTCCATTATCATCAGAATGGGGAGTATGACAGAGCACAGGCAGATGTGGTCCTAgacctgagagtcctacatcttgactcagaagcaacaggaaatggactaaATGTCACagtgagggaagcttgagaaaagagcctTCAGAGACTGCCTCATTCAGAGACAATGACATGCTtttttcaacaaggccacatttcctaatagtgccactcgctttggggtccattttctttcaaattatcaCAGAAGGCAACTCTGGTTGGCCTgaaacatactataaaaaacatGCTAACCTCAAAACCATACAGttctctttgcctctgcctcctgagtgctaggattaaaggagttcaTCACTATGTCCATCTTCTTTCTCTAGCATTTTATGCTATGCAGTGATTGAAGTCTTAGCCAAAGCAAAAGGATAAAAGATCATATACAAGGGATGTAAATAGGAAAGCAAGAAGCTGAAgtttcttccctttaaaaaaaacacacttctgttgtggaatattgtttttTAGTGTGTTACAATTATTCATGCtcaggaacatttgttttaatgatgcaaagttgtgttgcataattttatattgcatttgtttaacccttgaagctgtgttactatgcctgtctaaaacacccggttggtctaataaagtgaTGAATGGCCagtaactaggcaggagaaaggatagacagggctggcacacagagaggataaaaaggagaagaaatctgggaagaaaagaacaagaaacaaaaaaaaaggaggagaggaggactcaacgggccagccacccagctacacctcacgtcatggagtaagaagtaaagaaagaaatagagaaacagagaaagacaaaagcccagaggcaaaaggtatatAAGTTATTTAAAGTTACTAAGAGCTggctagaaagaagccaagctaaggctggccaTTCTTAAGTAAGAATATGAAACTTTTAAAGTCTTATTTGGAAGCAAGGTGTCAGGTCACCCAAATAGTAAAAGAAATCACTAAGAAACTTCCGTATTTGACATCCTAAACACTCCAGAGAAAATGGTTTCATCAAAATGGCAGAATGCAAAATTAACACAAAACTAATTTGCTTCCCTATGTATCAAGAACACatttgctgagaaagaaattaagaaaacgtCATTAGGGGCAGGAGTGAGAGATTAGCAGTGAAGAGTACTGGCTGCACTcacacaggacctgggttcaattcccagcattcacatgggaGCTCTCAACTCTCTGCacctcctgttccaggggatctgacacccttacatagatatatatgtaggcaaaataccaatgtacataaaataataaaaattaaattatttttaaaaagaaaaccttattCACAATTGTCTCAGAAATTTGGTAgaataaacttaataaaaattGAAGGACATCAATGATGAAACGTTTAAAATAATGAGGAAATTAAGTATGTCATTAGAAGATGGGGAAATCTTCCATGCCTATAAATTGAAATAGTCAATACTGTGAAAAtgactacattaaaaaattaatctaGAGACTTAGAGTTGACTCCCACAGACATTTACTGCCATTCTttctataaagagaaaaagagaggtgaAATTCATATGATAAACAAAATACCCTTGGTGGGCATAGCAGTcctgaacaaaaagaataatgttgGTCACACCATCATACCTGACTTCAGTGAAAAACAGCAAACCCACCACAATACTGGCACAAAGAGGTTTTTACATCAGTGGCTTAATATTATTCAACTGacaaacaaaattctgcacacaTACAACTTTATGAAATGATGATTACTTGAGACTGCAGGATGGTTTAAGGTGATGTGACTGAGAAACAACTGCCAGCAATTCTCAGAACAAAATGTGTGGACTGTCCACATTTGTAAAATATGCAGCCATACTTAGTAAGACTACTGAAAGAGATACAGAGGTAAATATAATGTAACTATCAGAgaataaaaaatttagacttaAAAAGTAGCAGATACTTACATCTTTTACAGTGGTAGAGACCACCCAGTGTGTAGCCTTTCCATCACAGCTCTCAAATATTTACAGCTACCACAGGCAACTCCTGCCACTATAGCAAGTGAGAAGGGGAGTAAGCAGTCACCACTATGAGTGATGTCCTAGtgttttcataaagaaaacacaacactTGAAATGCAGACATTCCTTTTTGACTTTGAAGATAGAGATTGACCTGGCCTTTGCAATCCCTAAAAGcctgtgaatgtgcatgtgttcaACTGAGGGAAGGACAAAGGACACACCCAAGTACCTGACAGTAGATAGATCTCATATATCCCATTGGAGCTTCAGAGGTGTGGAATGGTCACATGCAGAGTATCTGAAAGCTGAACTAAATTGTTACATGGATACTCTCCCCAGTGAGGAGTGGCACAAATATTAGAGAACCTGCATCTGCACTAGGAGTCACACACTGATAAAGGTAACATTAGCAGACTCAGGAAGAGACTTGAATGCACCTTGTGACTACTGAACTTATTGTAGTAGTCTGGAGTTTCTTGTCTTATGACACCACTGGACACCTCACAATGTCACCTGTGAAAAGGAAGGCTGCCTATGATAGATAAAAGTAAAGAATGCTGCTTTTAACTTGGCTTTCAGCCTTGTAAATGTAGGATAATTGGAAGAAAAAGTAATGTCTCACTGTTTAATAGTGTGAAAATGGTggttattaaaaatcaaaatatattttgtataagTTCTTGGTGATAAGGTTGGGAGAAAAGGACAGAAGCTCCCAGCATTGCACTGCCCATTCAAACCCTTTTCCTGCATTATCTATCATGACATttacatgaaaaatgaaaaacacttaCGGCACATCCAGAACAAAACTGAAATTCTCTTTTTTCATGGGACTCTGAACTGcagcaaggaaaaataaacagCTTCTCACCACATCTTCATGTTTGTCTTCATTCTCTTTCATTCTCCAAAAGCACTTGTGGTGAGTGAGAGTGGACATGAGGAGGGGGATGTTCATGAGCCAAAAGAAGAAATTCGAAGGACGCATCAGGTTTTGCCTCTAAATCTCTAAGCTGGTAGTGTGGTCTGTGGATGCAGACCAGTTTATTAAATGGATCCCCATGTATACACATCTGCATTTATGTATACTTCCCACTGGAAAGGTCACTTATGTGGATGAAACGCTTTGTTTTCCAGATCACTCCAATATCCTTGAGAAATGGCAAGTAGTCTCTGTCCAAGGGCTCTGCAGTTAAGGTCCACAACAGAGGTAAAAACATTGGCTGGAAAATATATCTTAAGACATCACAGCCTCAGGTCCTATGACATCAACTCATATCCCTGGGAATTGAGGTCCATGGGAGAAAGCAATGTTGGGCAGATTGGTCGCAGGACAGTGTCAATGAGTTTTTTGTTTGAACTCCTTTAGAAATGATCTCAGCAGAATGTGAAGGTAAAGATTTGAAATTAACCATGATAATCAGGGTTCATGTGGACACACTGTGTTTTCTATTCCCAAGTGCAAATCAGAGAGCCTAAGTCTCATGTGTATGGCATCCACCATTCATAGATCATGAGCAGTATGGCCCATGCTACACTGGTCATAGAGACCTAATAACCAACCAGTATCCCTGCTCTCCATTGTGTGAAGCTCCAATAATCAGGTCAAATCTAGAAATTTCTTGTCTTATACTGTGTCCAGAAATGCCCAGATCATCATTCTCTATGAGAAACCTAGTTGAGTATTTGAGTTATGAAACATGAACTCCTTCTCAGAAGTCATTTCCTTCCTATGACCTATTTCTTcaactttactttttatttctgcttATATTAGAATCCAGTAGTGACTCCAAAGCATCACTGTGTTCAGTAGCTTAGAACCCATTAGTAACTGGATTAAAGCCTGTGTTCAATGTGTAAGCTGTTCTTATCCATTTGTCATGTTCATATATTTTGGCTGCATTCTAGAATATGTATTGCCAGTGGGAGAGCTCATTGATGAGTGTGAGCTGAGGAAAGACCTTTAGATGATATGAACTACAGAGCAAGCAGCACAAATGTAGGGCAATTACTTGGTGTGGAGGATGAAAGATGTTGTTTAGTACGTGAGGTGAGGCAAACAGGGCTTGTATTCACTGGATcttgtggaatatttaaaaatcaacatttaacatatgcacatatgcatggcCCCTGGTTCTGTGATGAGCTG
The nucleotide sequence above comes from Peromyscus maniculatus bairdii isolate BWxNUB_F1_BW_parent chromosome 1, HU_Pman_BW_mat_3.1, whole genome shotgun sequence. Encoded proteins:
- the LOC102927975 gene encoding vomeronasal type-2 receptor 116-like, whose product is MAPKDTALALAMVSLVLHFNWNWVGLAISDDDQGLQFLSDLRGESEVKRVCLAFVIVIPVNMESYMSRAKVYNNQIETSSTNVFIFYGYIDSTLAVCFRMWKSQGIQRIWVTTSQWDITTSKRDFTLDSFHGTLAFAHHHAEISGLKNFVQTLNPSKYTDKFLAGLGWMYFSCEASTFNCKTLENCSLNVSLEWLMLKSFDMAFSDDAYDIYNAVYAMAHALHVMLLQQVENQQINTVRTLDSDCSQLHPFLKNMHFVNPAGDVINMNQKEKLQAEYGIYYICNFPHDVGLKVKIGEFKPYFPHGEQLHLYEDMIEWATGTRQMPSAVCSVDCHPGFRKFHQEGMAACCFDCTPCPANEISNETNMDQCMKCPEDQYAKAEQNHCLYKDVTFLAFEDILGITLSCMALGLSAFTVLVLGIFVKHQDTPIVRANNLTLSYILLISLIFCFLCSLLFIGHPNSVTCILQQITYGLSFTVAISTVLAKTITVVLAFKVTTPGRRMKWLLVSGAPTYIIPICTIIQIILCAIWLGVSPPSVDIDAHSEHSHIIIVCNKGSVSAFYSVLGYLGSLALGSFTVAFLARNLPDTFNEAKFLTFSMLLFCSVWVTFLPVYHSTKGKVMVAVEVSSILASSAGLL